One window of the Amycolatopsis mediterranei genome contains the following:
- a CDS encoding ABC transporter permease: protein MNAFAKGISDGGIVTWRNLMNVRRNPDWLMAATLQPIMFVLLFAYVFGNAIGGEAGGAAYREFLIAGIFAQTVAFNSAFTVIGFANDLQKGIIDRFRSLPMSRIAVVLGRTTSDLVVSVVALIVMSLCGLLVGWRIRGSFWDALLGYLVMLMFAWALSWVGALIGLAARSVEVAQSAGLIWMFPLSFISSAFVPTDTLPPFLKAIAEWNPFTAVINATRDLFGNRFGVPPTGWPAENAALYAILCCLAIIAIFAPLATARYRRVASK, encoded by the coding sequence ATGAACGCGTTCGCGAAGGGCATCTCCGACGGCGGCATCGTCACGTGGCGCAACCTGATGAACGTCCGCCGCAACCCCGACTGGCTGATGGCGGCGACGCTGCAGCCGATCATGTTCGTGCTGCTGTTCGCCTACGTCTTCGGCAACGCGATCGGCGGCGAAGCGGGCGGCGCCGCGTACCGCGAGTTCCTGATCGCCGGGATCTTCGCCCAGACGGTGGCGTTCAACTCGGCGTTCACGGTGATCGGGTTCGCGAACGACCTGCAGAAGGGCATCATCGACCGGTTCCGCTCGCTGCCGATGTCCCGCATCGCGGTGGTCCTCGGCCGCACGACGTCGGACCTGGTCGTGAGCGTGGTGGCGCTGATCGTGATGTCGCTGTGCGGGCTGCTGGTCGGCTGGCGCATCCGCGGCAGCTTCTGGGACGCGCTGCTCGGCTACCTGGTGATGCTGATGTTCGCGTGGGCCCTGTCCTGGGTCGGCGCCCTGATCGGCCTGGCGGCGCGCAGTGTGGAGGTGGCGCAGAGCGCCGGGCTGATCTGGATGTTCCCGCTGAGCTTCATCTCCTCGGCGTTCGTCCCGACGGACACGCTCCCCCCGTTCCTGAAGGCGATCGCGGAGTGGAACCCGTTCACGGCGGTGATCAACGCGACGCGGGACCTGTTCGGAAACCGCTTCGGCGTCCCGCCGACAGGCTGGCCGGCGGAGAACGCGGCGCTGTACGCGATCCTGTGCTGCTTGGCGATCATCGCGATCTTCGCCCCCCTGGCGACGGCGCGGTACCGCCGCGTGGCGAGCAAGTAG
- a CDS encoding nitroreductase/quinone reductase family protein, with protein sequence MTVVDIRETNRRVIEQFRAGGEVEGMHRERLALLTTTGRLSGEPRTVPMMVHRDGERWLVVASNIGAPHHPDWYLNLEADSRVRVEVDGRSFDAEALPLLGADYVRTWTELEKEYPFLADHQAKARQARRVIPIVELSEED encoded by the coding sequence GTGACCGTCGTGGACATCCGGGAGACCAACCGCCGGGTGATCGAGCAGTTCCGCGCGGGCGGCGAGGTCGAGGGCATGCACCGCGAGCGCCTGGCGCTGCTGACGACGACGGGCCGGCTTTCCGGCGAGCCGCGGACGGTTCCGATGATGGTCCACCGCGACGGCGAGAGGTGGCTGGTGGTGGCGTCCAACATCGGCGCGCCCCACCACCCGGACTGGTACCTGAACCTCGAGGCCGACTCGCGGGTGCGCGTCGAGGTGGACGGCCGGTCCTTCGACGCGGAGGCGCTGCCGCTGCTGGGCGCGGATTACGTGCGGACGTGGACGGAGCTGGAGAAGGAGTACCCGTTCCTGGCGGATCACCAGGCGAAGGCCCGGCAGGCCAGGCGGGTGATCCCGATCGTGGAACTGTCCGAAGAGGACTGA
- a CDS encoding DUF6069 family protein — translation MADYYGNQPQDVRPGIDARRLWAGGVATAVVAALLAVVGLLIARGIFEVEVLAPKGEGVWGNASTTTYALVAAAVALLATGLMHLLSVATPAPSQFFGWIMVLVTLIAVVLPLTLTVAPSAKIATAVINLVIGLVIAAVVNSMAASARTLHRRRTQQQSAPPPNRQQGAPPPPTRQQWTQQDPPTRYYDR, via the coding sequence ATGGCCGACTACTACGGGAACCAGCCCCAGGACGTCCGCCCGGGCATCGACGCGCGCCGCCTGTGGGCGGGCGGCGTGGCGACGGCGGTGGTCGCGGCCCTGCTCGCGGTCGTCGGGCTGCTGATCGCACGCGGGATCTTCGAGGTCGAAGTGCTCGCCCCAAAAGGCGAAGGCGTCTGGGGCAACGCGAGCACCACGACGTACGCGCTGGTCGCCGCCGCGGTGGCCCTGCTCGCCACCGGGCTGATGCACCTGCTGAGCGTGGCGACGCCGGCGCCGTCCCAGTTCTTCGGCTGGATCATGGTGCTCGTCACGTTGATCGCGGTGGTGCTGCCGCTGACCCTGACGGTGGCGCCGAGCGCGAAGATCGCCACGGCGGTGATCAACCTGGTGATCGGCCTGGTCATCGCCGCGGTGGTGAACAGCATGGCGGCCAGCGCCCGGACGCTGCACCGGCGCCGCACCCAGCAGCAGAGCGCGCCGCCGCCGAACCGGCAGCAGGGCGCGCCGCCGCCGCCGACCCGGCAGCAGTGGACCCAGCAGGACCCGCCGACCCGGTACTACGACCGGTGA
- a CDS encoding SDR family NAD(P)-dependent oxidoreductase, translated as MTTAQHKIGSGFGATTTAAEAVAGVDLTGKLAVVTGGYSGIGLETTRALTGAGAHVVVPARRRETAEEALAGIEGVEIDELDLGDLESVRAFAERFLATGRRIDLLIANAGIMACPETRVGPGWEAQFATNHLGHFALVNRLWPAVAEGARVVSLSSRGHHYSPIRWDDVHFETGYEKWQAYGQAKTANVLFAVQLDRLGAEKDVHAFALHPGGIMTPLQRHLPRAEMIERGWIDEAGNYLVRFKTPEQGAATTVWAATSPQLAGLGGLYLEDCDVAELAPEGAEGLAESGVRQYAVDREQAARLWTLSARLTGVDAFAQE; from the coding sequence ATGACCACCGCACAGCACAAGATCGGTTCGGGCTTCGGCGCCACCACCACGGCCGCCGAAGCCGTCGCAGGCGTGGACCTCACCGGGAAACTCGCCGTCGTCACCGGCGGGTACTCCGGGATCGGCCTCGAAACCACCCGCGCGCTGACCGGCGCCGGCGCCCACGTCGTCGTCCCGGCCCGCCGCCGCGAGACCGCCGAGGAAGCGCTCGCCGGCATCGAAGGCGTCGAGATCGACGAGCTGGACCTGGGCGACCTGGAGAGCGTCCGCGCGTTCGCCGAGCGCTTCCTGGCGACCGGACGGCGGATCGACCTCCTCATCGCCAACGCCGGCATCATGGCCTGCCCCGAGACCCGCGTCGGGCCGGGCTGGGAGGCCCAGTTCGCCACCAACCACCTCGGCCACTTCGCGCTGGTCAACCGGCTGTGGCCGGCGGTCGCCGAGGGCGCCCGCGTGGTCTCGCTGTCCTCGCGCGGCCACCACTACTCGCCGATCCGCTGGGACGACGTCCACTTCGAGACCGGTTACGAGAAGTGGCAGGCCTACGGGCAGGCCAAGACCGCGAACGTGCTCTTCGCCGTCCAGCTCGACAGGCTGGGCGCCGAGAAGGACGTCCACGCGTTCGCGCTGCACCCCGGCGGCATCATGACACCGCTGCAGCGGCACCTGCCGCGGGCGGAAATGATCGAACGCGGCTGGATCGACGAGGCCGGCAACTACCTGGTGCGGTTCAAGACCCCCGAGCAGGGCGCCGCGACCACGGTCTGGGCGGCGACCTCGCCGCAGCTGGCCGGGCTCGGCGGGCTGTACCTGGAGGACTGCGACGTCGCCGAGCTCGCGCCGGAGGGCGCCGAGGGCCTCGCCGAGTCCGGGGTCCGCCAGTACGCCGTCGACCGTGAGCAGGCCGCGCGCCTGTGGACGCTGTCGGCCCGGCTGACCGGCGTGGACGCGTTCGCGCAGGAGTGA
- a CDS encoding serine/threonine-protein kinase, whose product MIFRRLPSTGPGYLAPVADEAGRTGRPPTRDGAEVTRGRYALGEFTITPRSALDDEHPPGLLGGRYEVGRLIGSGATARVYRAYDVRLTREVAVKIYDRDAVALDQRRRLREMTIQGSISHPGVVALLDSGDENGRTYLVMQLVEGENLAERLLGGPMPAADVTALADGLAEALAHVHARRIVHRDLKPANVFLSADGPLIGDFGIAHALDTTHITGTGLIPGTAAYLAPEQVSGEPAGPPADVYALGLILLECLTGQREYPGTMVEAAMARLTRPPRIPEDAPAALAYTLRRMTQREPADRPTAAKALDMLHAPPPTLPWSRLERSPRWRRRPVAGAAGSGAAGSGAAGSGAADAAHQEATPARSTATAAAPGRPTADAASRHDTPSADPSRPTADAASTHDTTSGGHDWPADDAPTHLHPVAAAPPAESPKRRRLAVAAGMTAAAVAAVAALVLVEQQSGTSSPAQPPAAHTPVATSAPSSSTPLAESGTSAPPSDAGSRGPATSGPASLEPAAVTHETPATAAQPPKQGGKPEKTENPGKGKGKGHDS is encoded by the coding sequence GTGATCTTCCGACGTTTGCCGTCCACGGGACCGGGGTACCTGGCGCCCGTGGCCGACGAAGCCGGGAGAACGGGGCGCCCGCCGACGAGGGACGGGGCAGAAGTCACCCGTGGCCGTTATGCACTCGGTGAATTCACCATCACCCCACGCAGCGCCCTCGACGACGAGCACCCACCCGGGTTGCTGGGCGGGCGCTACGAGGTCGGCCGGCTGATCGGCAGCGGCGCCACGGCCCGCGTCTACCGCGCCTACGACGTCCGGCTGACCCGCGAGGTCGCCGTGAAGATCTACGACCGGGACGCGGTGGCGCTCGACCAGCGGCGCCGGCTGCGCGAGATGACGATCCAGGGCAGCATCAGCCACCCGGGCGTGGTCGCCCTGCTGGACAGTGGCGACGAGAACGGCCGGACGTACCTGGTGATGCAGCTCGTCGAGGGCGAGAACCTCGCGGAGCGCCTCCTGGGCGGTCCGATGCCGGCGGCGGACGTGACGGCGCTGGCCGACGGGCTCGCCGAGGCGCTGGCCCACGTCCACGCGCGGCGGATCGTGCACCGCGACCTGAAGCCGGCCAACGTGTTCCTGTCCGCGGACGGTCCCCTGATCGGTGACTTCGGCATCGCCCACGCGCTCGACACCACCCACATCACGGGCACGGGCCTGATCCCCGGGACGGCGGCGTACCTGGCGCCGGAGCAGGTGTCGGGCGAGCCGGCGGGCCCGCCGGCGGACGTGTACGCGCTGGGCTTGATCCTGCTGGAATGCCTGACGGGACAACGGGAGTACCCGGGCACGATGGTCGAGGCGGCCATGGCCCGGCTGACGAGACCACCGCGCATCCCGGAGGACGCACCGGCGGCGCTGGCGTACACGTTGCGCCGGATGACGCAGCGCGAGCCCGCCGACCGGCCGACGGCCGCGAAGGCCTTGGACATGCTGCACGCCCCGCCGCCGACGCTGCCGTGGAGCCGGCTGGAGCGCAGCCCGCGGTGGCGTCGCCGCCCGGTCGCGGGTGCTGCGGGCTCAGGTGCAGCGGGCTCGGGTGCTGCGGGCTCGGGTGCTGCGGACGCGGCCCACCAGGAGGCGACTCCGGCACGCAGCACCGCCACGGCCGCCGCCCCCGGCCGGCCCACCGCCGACGCGGCGTCGAGACATGACACCCCCTCGGCCGACCCCAGCCGGCCCACCGCCGACGCGGCCTCGACACACGACACCACCTCGGGCGGCCACGACTGGCCCGCCGACGATGCGCCGACCCACCTCCATCCCGTCGCGGCCGCACCCCCGGCCGAAAGCCCGAAGCGCCGCCGGCTGGCCGTCGCGGCCGGGATGACCGCCGCCGCCGTGGCTGCCGTGGCCGCGTTGGTGCTGGTCGAGCAGCAGAGCGGGACCAGCTCCCCCGCCCAGCCACCCGCCGCGCACACTCCGGTCGCCACTTCCGCACCTTCGTCGTCCACCCCGCTCGCCGAATCCGGTACCTCCGCGCCGCCCTCCGACGCCGGCAGCCGGGGGCCGGCCACCAGCGGACCGGCGTCGCTCGAGCCCGCCGCCGTCACCCACGAAACCCCGGCGACCGCCGCCCAGCCGCCGAAGCAGGGCGGCAAGCCCGAGAAGACCGAAAACCCCGGCAAGGGCAAAGGCAAAGGCCACGACTCCTGA
- a CDS encoding YciI family protein has product MEFFCYHRDRPGSSALRQVTLEAHWAYMDHYAARMIARGPTLDDAGTPTGSVHALDLPDPAAARAFAFDEPTYQAGGYRDVLLRRWRNTLRTTMWDSPGEPAGYLVLGLGEGPPADVEPPDGHDLIAYGPLLSDDGTAWLGTAALTRAATLSAARAVLTPDRYAAVEVHTWRFGGRVTAGPAT; this is encoded by the coding sequence ATGGAGTTCTTCTGCTACCACCGCGATCGCCCCGGGTCATCGGCGCTGCGGCAGGTGACGCTGGAAGCGCATTGGGCCTACATGGACCACTACGCGGCCCGGATGATCGCCCGCGGCCCGACGCTGGACGACGCCGGCACCCCCACCGGCAGCGTGCACGCCCTCGACCTGCCGGACCCGGCCGCGGCTCGCGCGTTCGCCTTCGACGAGCCCACCTACCAGGCCGGCGGATACCGGGACGTCCTGCTGCGCCGGTGGCGCAACACCCTGAGAACCACGATGTGGGACTCCCCCGGCGAGCCGGCCGGCTACCTGGTCCTCGGCCTCGGCGAAGGGCCGCCCGCCGACGTCGAACCACCGGACGGGCACGACCTCATCGCCTACGGACCACTCCTGTCCGACGACGGCACCGCCTGGCTCGGCACCGCCGCGCTGACGAGAGCGGCGACCCTGAGCGCGGCACGCGCCGTCCTCACCCCGGATCGGTACGCCGCCGTCGAAGTGCATACCTGGCGGTTCGGCGGGCGGGTCACCGCAGGTCCAGCCACATGA
- a CDS encoding SIR2 family NAD-dependent protein deacylase — translation MDGKLIDRIRGAWRVAALTGAGISTASGIPDYRGPEGVWTRTPSAVNAFTLENFMADADVRREFWRTYAGHAAWRAEPNAAHRALAELDGAGVAVRVLTQNVDGLHQRAGLAARKVLELHGTMHTTRCTGCAAGFPTAEILEAGDDDPSCPRCGGILKLDIVLFGQRLDGDILGQARNIAAASELFLAIGSSLQVEPAASLCTVAVGAGATLVVVNRDPTPYDDDADFVLRDDIEAVVPELCAAVNR, via the coding sequence ATGGACGGCAAGCTCATCGACCGGATCCGCGGCGCCTGGCGGGTCGCCGCGCTGACCGGCGCGGGCATCTCCACCGCGTCCGGGATTCCCGACTACCGCGGCCCCGAAGGCGTCTGGACGCGCACGCCGAGTGCGGTGAACGCCTTCACGCTCGAGAACTTCATGGCCGACGCCGACGTGCGGCGGGAATTCTGGCGGACGTACGCGGGGCACGCCGCCTGGCGCGCCGAACCGAACGCGGCCCACCGCGCGCTGGCGGAACTCGACGGCGCGGGCGTCGCCGTCCGGGTGCTCACCCAGAACGTCGACGGGCTGCACCAGCGGGCCGGTCTCGCCGCGCGCAAGGTTCTCGAACTGCACGGCACCATGCACACCACGCGGTGCACCGGGTGCGCGGCCGGCTTCCCGACCGCCGAAATCCTCGAGGCGGGCGACGACGACCCGTCGTGCCCGCGCTGCGGCGGCATTCTCAAGCTCGACATCGTCCTTTTCGGACAGAGGCTCGACGGCGACATCCTCGGCCAGGCCAGGAACATCGCGGCGGCGAGCGAACTCTTCCTGGCCATCGGCAGTTCGCTGCAGGTGGAGCCGGCGGCGTCGCTGTGCACGGTCGCGGTGGGGGCCGGAGCGACGCTGGTCGTCGTCAACCGCGACCCGACGCCGTACGACGACGACGCCGATTTCGTGCTGCGGGACGACATCGAGGCCGTCGTGCCGGAACTCTGCGCCGCGGTGAACCGGTGA
- a CDS encoding ferredoxin, with the protein MKVTVDPIRCRAHGLCADLLPELVRLDEWGYPVVAPGPVPAELAAEARAAAAACPALALRLRKD; encoded by the coding sequence ATGAAGGTGACGGTTGACCCGATCAGGTGTCGCGCGCACGGGTTGTGCGCCGATCTGCTGCCGGAACTGGTGCGGCTCGACGAGTGGGGCTATCCGGTGGTGGCTCCGGGCCCGGTGCCGGCGGAACTGGCGGCGGAGGCGCGTGCCGCGGCCGCGGCGTGCCCGGCATTGGCGTTGCGGCTGCGGAAAGACTGA